The Candidatus Palauibacter soopunensis genome includes a region encoding these proteins:
- the fabF gene encoding beta-ketoacyl-ACP synthase II yields MIHTGATRRVVITGVGMVTPIGLDVDSTWDALLGGVSGAGPITLFDASDQAVRFACEVKDFDPLQYLDRKGARRADRFLQLAIAAGSQAMEQAGFGDGLAHLPPDRTGVVVGVAVGGLPLLEAQHRKLLSKGPRFVSPLLIPMFIPDMTVGLLSIVYGARGPNYATVSACASSGHSLGLAFRSIRRGETDVMIAGGTESAITPLAVAGFASMGSMSTRNDDPEKACRPFDARRDGFVLGEGSGMLILEELEHARERGARILGEIVGFGQSADAYHMTAPAPDGVGARLAMQQAIEDAGLAVEDIGYINANGTATPVGDAAETKAIKEVLGEHARSTVVGATKSMTGHPLGAAGAIEAVISMLVCRHSVIPPTINFEEADPECDLDYAHGGPIRRPVPVALSNSFAFGGHNACLAIRRWNDDRTTVRD; encoded by the coding sequence TTGATCCACACCGGTGCAACGAGGCGTGTCGTCATCACGGGCGTCGGGATGGTCACGCCCATCGGTCTCGATGTGGACTCCACCTGGGACGCGCTGCTCGGGGGCGTGAGCGGCGCGGGTCCGATCACCCTCTTTGACGCCTCCGACCAGGCCGTCCGCTTCGCCTGTGAGGTGAAGGACTTCGACCCGCTGCAGTATCTGGATCGGAAGGGAGCGCGCCGCGCGGACCGGTTCCTGCAGCTCGCCATTGCCGCGGGCTCCCAGGCCATGGAACAGGCCGGTTTTGGTGACGGGCTTGCCCACCTGCCTCCGGATCGGACGGGCGTCGTCGTCGGGGTCGCGGTCGGCGGGCTCCCGCTGCTGGAAGCGCAGCACCGGAAGCTCCTGTCGAAGGGACCGCGCTTCGTCTCCCCTCTGCTCATCCCGATGTTCATCCCGGACATGACGGTCGGACTCCTGTCCATCGTGTACGGGGCGCGCGGCCCGAACTACGCGACCGTGTCGGCCTGCGCTTCGAGCGGCCACTCGCTCGGACTCGCCTTCCGCTCGATCCGGAGGGGAGAGACGGATGTGATGATCGCCGGGGGCACGGAGTCCGCCATTACGCCGCTCGCGGTCGCCGGCTTCGCGTCGATGGGGTCGATGTCCACGCGCAACGACGACCCGGAGAAGGCTTGCCGCCCCTTCGACGCCCGGCGAGACGGTTTCGTGCTGGGGGAGGGCTCGGGGATGCTGATTCTCGAGGAACTGGAGCACGCGAGGGAGCGCGGCGCCCGGATTCTGGGGGAGATTGTCGGTTTCGGGCAGAGCGCGGACGCGTATCACATGACGGCTCCCGCTCCGGATGGCGTCGGCGCCCGGCTGGCCATGCAGCAGGCGATCGAAGACGCCGGCCTCGCGGTCGAGGACATCGGCTACATCAACGCGAACGGGACCGCGACGCCGGTCGGGGACGCCGCCGAGACGAAGGCGATCAAGGAAGTGCTGGGCGAACACGCGCGATCCACGGTCGTGGGCGCGACGAAGTCGATGACGGGTCACCCGCTGGGGGCTGCCGGGGCCATCGAGGCCGTGATCTCCATGCTGGTCTGCAGGCACAGCGTGATCCCTCCGACGATCAACTTTGAGGAGGCGGATCCGGAGTGCGATCTCGACTACGCCCACGGCGGCCCCATCAGGCGCCCCGTCCCGGTCGCCCTGTCGAACTCGTTTGCCTTCGGAGGGCACAACGCCTGTCTGGCAATCCGCCGCTGGAACGACGATCGGACGACGGTACGCGACTAA
- a CDS encoding integrase arm-type DNA-binding domain-containing protein — MTAKTPKPANGLTGLFVRNVVHSGRTGADKYGDQHGLILRVLPSGSKQWIWRGTVGGKRVDLGLGGYPYVTLAEARQKAFEHRRTARAGEDPRLARRASPKFEEAAETVIAIHRQSWRPGGKSEGQWRASLRDYAMPRLGAKGVDEITTADVMDVLLPIWSSKPETARRVRQRIGAIMKWAVAQGYRESNPAGDAIGSALPRHGKGRRHFRALPHAEVGAALEAICASRAWPATKLAFEFLVLTAARSGEVRHAMWKEMDLGAETWTVPDERMKSGRAHRVPLTSRAVEILGEARRHSGGDGLVFSSPTNRVLSASTLSKLLRENGVPAVPHGFRTSFRVWCGDTGVAREVAEAALAHVVRDKVEAAYARGTLFARRRQVMDRWARYLAESVCTAAEFNGA, encoded by the coding sequence ATGACCGCGAAAACACCGAAACCAGCCAACGGCCTCACCGGCCTGTTCGTCCGAAACGTAGTCCACAGCGGCCGAACCGGCGCCGACAAGTACGGGGACCAGCACGGCCTGATCCTACGGGTGCTCCCCTCGGGGAGCAAGCAGTGGATTTGGCGCGGCACCGTCGGCGGAAAGCGGGTGGATCTGGGCTTGGGCGGATACCCCTACGTCACGCTCGCCGAAGCCCGCCAGAAGGCCTTCGAGCACCGCAGGACCGCCCGCGCCGGCGAAGATCCGAGGTTGGCCCGGCGCGCCTCGCCGAAGTTCGAGGAAGCGGCCGAGACGGTGATCGCCATCCACCGCCAGTCCTGGCGTCCCGGCGGGAAGAGCGAGGGCCAGTGGAGGGCGAGTCTTCGCGACTACGCGATGCCGAGGTTGGGCGCGAAGGGAGTGGACGAGATCACGACGGCGGACGTGATGGATGTCCTGCTGCCGATCTGGTCGAGCAAGCCGGAGACGGCCCGGAGGGTGCGCCAGCGGATCGGCGCGATCATGAAGTGGGCGGTGGCCCAGGGCTACCGCGAGAGCAATCCGGCCGGCGACGCGATCGGTTCGGCGCTCCCGCGGCACGGGAAGGGCCGCCGGCACTTCCGGGCGCTTCCCCACGCCGAGGTGGGAGCGGCGCTGGAGGCGATCTGCGCTTCGCGGGCGTGGCCGGCGACCAAGCTCGCTTTCGAGTTTCTGGTGCTGACGGCGGCGCGGTCGGGCGAGGTCCGCCACGCCATGTGGAAGGAAATGGACCTCGGGGCGGAGACGTGGACGGTGCCGGACGAACGCATGAAGTCCGGACGTGCACACAGGGTGCCGCTGACTTCGAGGGCGGTCGAGATCCTCGGTGAAGCTCGCCGCCATTCGGGAGGGGATGGACTGGTCTTCTCATCCCCGACCAACCGGGTACTCTCGGCAAGCACACTCTCGAAGCTGCTGAGAGAGAACGGCGTTCCGGCCGTGCCCCATGGGTTCCGCACGTCGTTCAGGGTCTGGTGCGGCGACACGGGCGTGGCCAGAGAGGTGGCGGAGGCGGCCTTGGCCCATGTCGTGCGCGACAAGGTGGAGGCGGCCTACGCCAGAGGCACCCTCTTCGCGCGCCGGCGCCAGGTGATGGACCGCTGGGCTCGCTATCTTGCCGAATCCGTTTGCACGGCTGCTGAGTTCAACGGAGCCTGA
- a CDS encoding ATP-binding protein, producing MAAALLDRLLHSHIVNIRGNSYRMRRHAELSKAIHPRASQIDAEVPASGEGPS from the coding sequence ATGGCCGCCGCCCTGCTCGACCGGCTGCTCCACAGCCATATCGTGAACATCCGGGGCAACAGCTACCGAATGCGCCGCCACGCCGAACTCTCGAAGGCGATCCATCCACGGGCGAGCCAAATAGATGCCGAAGTACCGGCGTCCGGAGAAGGTCCGTCATGA
- a CDS encoding tyrosine-type recombinase/integrase — protein MARTKRSRRSYGAGEWGRNRVRVFPDPKTGLFQVEWRENGRRLTRSLGHRDWARAKRQADEFAAGFAAPDLNGKAEAEPEPLTLEMLFDIYGEEVTPTKRRKSWQRDRAAMAMFLKFFGRDRRPETLSQRDWDRFIRERRAGKVGPSGKPVGNRMIEADLTFLMAVLNWAARSRDEHGRLLLDRNPLKGLRKPVEKNPTRVVLTEEEYQALLGVSRGLDWRFHAALVLAHETGHRIGAVRNLLWSDVDFEGETVRWRAQHEKTGYEHTTPLTEEALAALEEARAMSDGIADAPVLPATRNPSECVGFPQTRFWWKRAERLAGLEPKRGRGWHSLRRKFASDLMDLPLKVLCELGGWKAAKTVLRCYQQPDEAQLRQAIRSRRRARG, from the coding sequence ATGGCACGCACGAAACGAAGCCGCCGGAGCTACGGCGCCGGCGAGTGGGGCCGGAACAGGGTCAGGGTGTTTCCAGACCCGAAAACCGGCCTGTTCCAGGTGGAGTGGCGCGAGAACGGCCGAAGGCTCACCCGGTCGCTGGGGCACCGCGATTGGGCGAGGGCGAAACGGCAGGCGGACGAGTTCGCGGCCGGGTTCGCCGCCCCGGACCTGAACGGCAAGGCGGAAGCCGAGCCGGAGCCGCTCACCCTGGAGATGCTCTTTGACATCTACGGTGAGGAGGTGACGCCCACCAAGAGGCGGAAGTCCTGGCAGCGGGACAGAGCCGCGATGGCGATGTTCCTCAAGTTCTTCGGCAGGGACCGAAGGCCGGAGACCCTGTCCCAGCGCGATTGGGACCGATTCATCCGGGAGCGCCGCGCGGGCAAGGTCGGCCCCAGTGGCAAGCCCGTGGGCAACCGGATGATCGAAGCGGACCTGACGTTCCTGATGGCGGTGCTCAACTGGGCCGCGAGGTCGAGGGACGAGCACGGCCGCCTGCTGCTGGACCGGAACCCGCTGAAGGGTCTCCGGAAGCCCGTCGAGAAGAACCCCACCCGGGTTGTTCTCACCGAAGAGGAGTATCAGGCGCTGCTCGGGGTCTCGCGGGGGTTGGACTGGCGCTTCCACGCCGCGCTCGTGCTCGCGCACGAAACCGGGCACCGGATCGGCGCGGTTCGCAATCTGCTGTGGTCCGATGTGGACTTCGAGGGCGAGACCGTTCGCTGGCGGGCGCAGCACGAGAAGACGGGCTACGAGCACACGACGCCCTTGACCGAAGAGGCGTTGGCCGCCTTGGAGGAGGCGCGGGCGATGAGCGACGGGATCGCGGACGCGCCGGTGTTGCCCGCGACCCGGAATCCCTCGGAGTGCGTGGGCTTCCCGCAGACCCGCTTCTGGTGGAAGCGGGCGGAGCGGCTCGCGGGACTGGAGCCGAAGCGAGGGAGAGGCTGGCATTCGCTGCGGCGGAAGTTCGCCAGCGACCTGATGGACCTGCCGCTGAAGGTGCTCTGCGAACTCGGAGGCTGGAAGGCGGCCAAGACGGTGCTGCGCTGTTATCAGCAGCCCGACGAGGCCCAACTCAGGCAGGCGATCCGGAGCCGCCGGAGGGCGCGGGGCTGA